The following are encoded together in the Mus musculus strain NOD/MrkTac chromosome 17 genomic contig, GRCm38.p6 alternate locus group NOD/MrkTac MMCHR17_NOD_IDD1 genome:
- the Olfr127 gene encoding olfactory receptor 127 — translation MTPRNMTTVSGFLLMGFSDNHELQILQALLFLVTYLLDSAGNFIIITITTIDKQLQSPMYYFLKHLSIMDFSSLSVTVPQYVDSSLARSGYISYGQCMLQVFFFTGLAWSEVAILTVMSYDRYVAICLPLHYEVIMSPRKCTWAVAAVWLSGGISGTLFTASTLSIRFCGHKIIHQFFCDIPQLLKLSCSNDDFGLLKVSTFIAVMGFACFVGIAFSYCQIFSTVLRMPSAEGRSKVFSTCLPHLFVVSFFLSTGICAYLKPTSDSPTALDLMLSIFYTVLPPTLNPVIYSLRNESLKRAVKKLLLSEEFIGKNYVCSVFSAC, via the coding sequence ATGACTCCAAGAAACATGACAACAGTGAGTGGATTCCTCCTCATGGGGTTCTCTGACAACCATGAGCTGCAGATCTTACAGGCTTTGCTCTTCTTGGTGACATACCTATTGGATTCAGCAGGGAActtcatcattatcaccatcacaaCAATAGACAAACAGCTCCAGTCTCCAATGTATTACTTTCTGAAGCACCTTTCCATTATGGacttctcatctctctctgtcacaGTTCCCCAGTATGTTGACAGTTCCCTGGCACGAAGTGGCTATATTTCATATGGGCAGTGCATGCTGCAGGTTTTTTTCTTCACAGGTTTAGCCTGGAGTGAGGTGGCCATTCTCACAGTGATGtcttatgaccgctatgtggccatctgcctcCCACTGCACTATGAGGTCATAATGAGTCCCAGAAAGTGCACTTGGGCTGTGGCAGCTGTGTGGCTAAGTGGAGGTATCTCAGGAACATTATTCACAGCAAGTACACTCTCTATCAGATTCTGTGGGCACAAAATTATTCACCAGTTCTTCTGTGATATCCCGCAATTGCTCAAGCTCTCCTGCTCTAATGATGACTTTGGACTACTGAAAGTGTCTACTTTCATTGCTGTAATGGGATTTGCCTGCTTTGTGGGGATTGCCTTCTCCTATTGCCAGATATTCTCTACAGTTCTCAGGATGCCCTCTGCTGAAGGCCGATCTAAGGTCTTCTCCACCTGCCTGCCCCATCTCTTCGTTGTTTCATTTTTTCTCTCAACAGGCATTTGTGCCTATCTAAAGCCAACCTCAGACTCACCAACTGCTTTAGACCTCATGCTCTCTATCTTTTACACAGTACTACCCCCAACCCTCAATCCTGTTATCTATAGTCTAAGAAATGAGTCCTTGAAAAGAGCTGTAAAGAAGTTACTTTTAAGTGAAGAATTCATTGGGAAAAAttatgtttgttctgtttttagtgCCTGCTAA